A region from the Branchiostoma lanceolatum isolate klBraLanc5 chromosome 2, klBraLanc5.hap2, whole genome shotgun sequence genome encodes:
- the LOC136428555 gene encoding G2/mitotic-specific cyclin-B-like isoform X1 — translation MALRTRSASTATSQNENILAGKALMGKNKMATGRPRAALASIGNKEANIGKVAAKDVMKKKTLPKSRGTTVLTDVPKENVAAKKQPTKEEKTLSPAPMEVDPLDMTEMKKAFSDSLMAKVEDIDSEDKENPQLCTEFVNDIYEYLRHVERKLKVNPSYLDGQVINARMRGILIDWLIQVHLRFHLLQETLFLTVDIIDRFLQSVYHSKGQDGKKVQSVSRSKLQLVGVTAMLIASKYEEMYAPEVADFVYITDNAYTKSQIRSMEILILKNLNFNLGKPLPLHFLRRNSKAGQVDAQKHTLAKYLMEMSLVDYDMIQYNPSQIAAAALCLSAKTLDQAEWSPTLEFYSTYSEEDLLPTMRHMAKNIAKSSTSKLQAVRNKYTSSKFLKIATIPELKSDYIQELAEKAS, via the exons ATGGCTCTGAGGACCCGCTCCGCTTCTACTGCTACG aGCCAGAATGAGAATATTCTGGCCGGCAAAGCCCTCATGGGTAAGAACAAGATGGCGACAGGCAGACCACGCGCTGCGCTTGCTAGCATTGGCAACAAGGAAGCCAATATCGGAAAG GTTGCTGCAAAGGATGTGATGAAAAAGAAGACCCTGCCCAAGTCCCGTGGAACCACTGTGCTGACAGACGTACCCAAGGAGAATGTCGCCGCGAAGAAACAACCGACCAAGGAGGAG AAAACCCTTTCTCCTGCGCCCATGGAAGTGGACCCCTTGGACATGACGGAGATGAAGAAGGCGTTCTCGGATTCCCTGATGGCGAAAGTGGAGGACATCGACAGCGAGGACAAGGAGAACCCCCAGCTCTGCACGGAGTTCGTCAACGACATCTACGAATACCTCAGACATGTTGAG CGTAAGTTAAAGGTGAACCCCAGCTACCTGGACGGTCAGGTGATCAACGCCCGTATGCGGGGGATCCTGATCGACTGGTTGATCCAGGTCCACCTGAGATTCCACCTCCTGCAGGAGACCCTCTTCCTCACAGTAGACATCATCGATAGATTCCTACAG TCTGTCTATCATTCCAAAGGACAAGATGGCAAAAAG GTCCAGTCCGTGTCCAGAAGTAAACTGCAGCTTGTCGGGGTGACGGCCATGCTGATCGCCTCAAAGTACGAGGAGATGTACGCCCCCGAGGTGGCGGACTTTGTCTACATCACCGACAACGCCTACACCAAGTCTCAGATCCGCAGCATGGAGATCCTCATCCTCAAGAACCTCAACTTCAACCTGGGCAAACCCCTCCCACTGCATTTCCTCAGGAGAAACTCCAAGGCTGGACAG GTTGATGCACAGAAGCACACTTTGGCCAAGTACCTGATGGAGATGTCCCTGGTAGACTACGACATGATACAGTACAACCCCTCCCAGATCGCCGCTGCCGCCCTGTGTCTCTCCGCAAAGACCCTAGACCAAGCAGAATGG TCACCAACCCTGGAGTTCTACAGTACGTACAGTGAGGAGGACCTACTGCCCACCATGAGACATATGGCCAAGAACATCGCCAAGTCTTCTACAAGCAAACTGCAG GCGGTGAGAAACAAGTACACAAGCTCCAAGTTCCTGAAGATTGCTACCATCCCAGAGCTGAAGTCAGACTACATCCAGGAACTGGCTGAGAAAGCATCGTAA
- the LOC136428555 gene encoding G2/mitotic-specific cyclin-B-like isoform X2 produces the protein MALRTRSASTATSQNENILAGKALMGKNKMATGRPRAALASIGNKEANIGKVAAKDVMKKKTLPKSRGTTVLTDVPKENVAAKKQPTKEEKTLSPAPMEVDPLDMTEMKKAFSDSLMAKVEDIDSEDKENPQLCTEFVNDIYEYLRHVERKLKVNPSYLDGQVINARMRGILIDWLIQVHLRFHLLQETLFLTVDIIDRFLQVQSVSRSKLQLVGVTAMLIASKYEEMYAPEVADFVYITDNAYTKSQIRSMEILILKNLNFNLGKPLPLHFLRRNSKAGQVDAQKHTLAKYLMEMSLVDYDMIQYNPSQIAAAALCLSAKTLDQAEWSPTLEFYSTYSEEDLLPTMRHMAKNIAKSSTSKLQAVRNKYTSSKFLKIATIPELKSDYIQELAEKAS, from the exons ATGGCTCTGAGGACCCGCTCCGCTTCTACTGCTACG aGCCAGAATGAGAATATTCTGGCCGGCAAAGCCCTCATGGGTAAGAACAAGATGGCGACAGGCAGACCACGCGCTGCGCTTGCTAGCATTGGCAACAAGGAAGCCAATATCGGAAAG GTTGCTGCAAAGGATGTGATGAAAAAGAAGACCCTGCCCAAGTCCCGTGGAACCACTGTGCTGACAGACGTACCCAAGGAGAATGTCGCCGCGAAGAAACAACCGACCAAGGAGGAG AAAACCCTTTCTCCTGCGCCCATGGAAGTGGACCCCTTGGACATGACGGAGATGAAGAAGGCGTTCTCGGATTCCCTGATGGCGAAAGTGGAGGACATCGACAGCGAGGACAAGGAGAACCCCCAGCTCTGCACGGAGTTCGTCAACGACATCTACGAATACCTCAGACATGTTGAG CGTAAGTTAAAGGTGAACCCCAGCTACCTGGACGGTCAGGTGATCAACGCCCGTATGCGGGGGATCCTGATCGACTGGTTGATCCAGGTCCACCTGAGATTCCACCTCCTGCAGGAGACCCTCTTCCTCACAGTAGACATCATCGATAGATTCCTACAG GTCCAGTCCGTGTCCAGAAGTAAACTGCAGCTTGTCGGGGTGACGGCCATGCTGATCGCCTCAAAGTACGAGGAGATGTACGCCCCCGAGGTGGCGGACTTTGTCTACATCACCGACAACGCCTACACCAAGTCTCAGATCCGCAGCATGGAGATCCTCATCCTCAAGAACCTCAACTTCAACCTGGGCAAACCCCTCCCACTGCATTTCCTCAGGAGAAACTCCAAGGCTGGACAG GTTGATGCACAGAAGCACACTTTGGCCAAGTACCTGATGGAGATGTCCCTGGTAGACTACGACATGATACAGTACAACCCCTCCCAGATCGCCGCTGCCGCCCTGTGTCTCTCCGCAAAGACCCTAGACCAAGCAGAATGG TCACCAACCCTGGAGTTCTACAGTACGTACAGTGAGGAGGACCTACTGCCCACCATGAGACATATGGCCAAGAACATCGCCAAGTCTTCTACAAGCAAACTGCAG GCGGTGAGAAACAAGTACACAAGCTCCAAGTTCCTGAAGATTGCTACCATCCCAGAGCTGAAGTCAGACTACATCCAGGAACTGGCTGAGAAAGCATCGTAA
- the LOC136428556 gene encoding protein JTB-like — protein MSASIGLSKPVLLIFFTYSSLHCLSVSAAEQTKVKSTARAVTSSEECWLQEKYEVVEKCRPCRQFEMTSNSIPVCAVTGYVEKVSCKNSGEVHRSCHNMRAEESAFWTFEGVWFGVFVAGYIAVFLRQRILDGAATARVHKQIANSV, from the exons ATGTCAGCTTCAATAGGGTTGTCGAAACCCGTGTTGCTTATATTCTTCACGTATTCAAG TCTCCATTGTTTATCAGTGTCAGCAGCTGAGCAAACCAAGGTCAAGAGCACAGCCCGGGCCGTCACAA GCTCTGAGGAATGCTGGCTGCAGGAGAAATATGAAGTGGTGGAGAAATGCAGACCGTGCAGACAGTTTGAAATG ACCAGTAACTCTATTCCTGTGTGCGCCGTGACGGGATATGTGGAGAAAGTATCTTGCAAGAATTCAGGAGAGGTTCACAGAAG TTGTCACAACATGCGAGCTGAGGAAAGCGCCTTCTGGACGTTTGAGGGGGTCTGGTTCGGCGTCTTCGTGGCAGGATACATCGCCGTTTTTCTTCGACAAAGAATTCTGGACGGTGCTGCGACAGCCAGAGTGCACAAACAGATTGCAAACAGTGTATGA
- the LOC136428558 gene encoding zinc finger protein 416-like: MTSRVSLTRSPCGKAACLGCADHTVHHREAPVRRAVKPRMFLCNEKNCNKQFSSMDKLGAHLRVHNKPSVFYPCPKCTFKCSSQKKLEFHIHNKHVLDHGKWKGASNAKRKPSALILWHHVGNRYQCGQCQFSTVSRPAISEHCRDHRAGSAGVVTKAKPVKPSKTVLPQKRPQVRKKAGQKNPGKKEESKVSGTKNQMRRRSKRKMS; this comes from the exons ATGACCTCACGGGTCTCGTTGACAAGGTCGCCGTGTGGCAAGGCGGCGTGTCTGGGATGTGCCGACCACACCGTCCACCACCGGGAGGCGCCGGTCAGACGGGCGGTCAAGCCCAGGATGTTCCTGTGCAATGAGAAGAACTGCAACAAACAGTTCTCCTCCATGGACAAGCTGGGGGCTCATCTGAGGGTTCACAACAAACCCAGCGTCTTCTACCC GTGTCCCAAGTGTACGTTTAAATGCAGTTCTCAGAAGAAGCTAGAATTTCACATCCACAACAAGCATGTCTTGGACCACGGGAAATGGAAAGGTGCAA GTAATGCCAAGAGAAAACCGTCTGCTCTGATTCTGTGGCATCACGTTGGTAACAG ATACCAGTGTGGTCAGTGCCAGTTCAGTACAGTATCCAGACCAGCCATATCCGAGCATTGCAGAGACCACAGAGCAGGGTCTGCTGGAGTAGTAACTAAGGCAAAGCCAGTGAAACCTTCCAAGACAG tTCTTCCACAAAAGAGGCCACAAGTAAGGAAAAAGGCAGGCCAGAAGAATCCAGGAAAAAAGGAAGAATCAAAAGTTTCTGGAACAAAAAATCAGATGCGGAGGAGGTCCAAGAGGAAGATGTCCTAA